Genomic DNA from Sphingobium sp. WTD-1:
AGACGAGGCGGCCGTTGATCGTGCCCGATCCGGTAACGACGCCGTCGCCCGGAATATGCTGTTCATCCATGCCGAAATCGATGCAATTATGCTCGACATACATGTCCAGCTCTTCAAAGCTGTCCTCGTCCAGCAGCACTTCGATCCGCTCCCGCGCGGTCAGCTTGCCCTTGCCATGCTGCGCGTCGATGCGGCGCTGGCCGCCGCCCATGCGGGCGCCTTCGCGCTTGGCTTCCAGCTGTTCGATGATGGCGAGCTTCGACATGAAAGGCTTCTCTCCAAATTCGTGGCGTCAATAGCTTGGCCGACGCCGCCTTGCCCTTCCCCTACCCAGCCGCACACAAAGTTCGCAAATGTAAATTTGCCAATTTGCAAATCGCGACTTCGCAAATTAGGGTAAGGATTATGGCACGCGGCAACCGTATATTCGCAGGCCCGCGCCTGCGCCAGCTGCGCCTGGACCATCGCATGGACCAGGCGACGATGGCGCAGGCACTGGGCATATCCGTATCCTATCTGAGCCAGATGGAAAATGACGATCGCCCGCTGACCGCCAAGGTCAAGGCCGCGCTCGCCAATGCCTTTCCCACCGACTGGGCCAGTTTCGACAGTCGCGAGGATGAACAGCTGCTGGGCGCCTTCGCCTTTGCCCTGTCCCATCCCGAACTGCCCGGCCCGGCGCTGGAGCCGGAACGGATCGAGAAGCTGCACCTGCAATTTCCCGAATTCGCGGCCCGCTATGTCGATCTCTACAACGCCCATATGCGCGCCAATGAGCGGATCAACATGATCGAGGAGGCGATCGCCAACGATCATGAGGTGCAGGCCCGCCTGCCCTGGGAAGCGGCGCGCGACTGGTTTCATGAGGCCGGCAATTATGTCCATAGCCTCGACTGCCTGGCCGAGGAGATGGCCGAGAGCTTTGCCCAGGGCCAGGTGCTGGACGAAGGGATGCTGGTCGAGGCGCTCGCCCGCCGCCACGGCATCGAGACGCTGATCGCAGAGACGCCCGACAGCGCGCTGCGCGCCTATCGCGCCGCCGACCGGCAATTGTTCATCAACGCCGCCCTGCCGACCGAAAGCCGCAAGTTCATGCTGGCCCATCAGCTGATGATGCTGGAGGGACAGGCGGTGATCGCCGATGTGGTGCGCAAGGCCGGCCTGCCCGTGACTGGCGCCGATCGGCTGCTCGCGATCGGCCTTGGCAATTATGCCGCCGGTGCGCTGCTGATGCCCTATGCCCCCTTCCGCGAGGCGGCGCGGACGATGCGCCATGATATCGACCGGCTCGCCCGAACCTTCGGCGTCAGCTTCGAACAGGCCTGCCACCGCCTGTCCACGCTGCAGCGGCCGGGCCTGCGCGGCATCCCCTTCTTCTTCTGCCGGGTCGATATGGCCGGCAACATCACCAAGCGCCACAGCGCCACCCGGCTGCAATTCGCCCGCTTTGGCGGCGCCTGCCCGCTGTGGAACGTGCATGAGGCGGTGGCCGTGCCCGACCGCATCAATGTGCAGCTTGGCGAGACCCCCGACGGCGTGCGCTATGTCTCGATGGCGAAGGGGCTGGTGAAGCCGTCCGGCAGCTACAAGCGCACCCCGCGCCGTTTCGCCGTGGTGCTGGGCTGCGAGGTCGCCCATGCGGCCAATTTCGTCTATGCCGACGGCCTGCATCTGCAGGAGGAAGGCGCCGCGACGCCCATCGGCATCACCTGCCGCCTCTGCTCGCGCCAGAGCTGCGACCAGCGCGCCTTCCCGCCCGCCGACCGCCCGATCCATGTCGACCCCGACAATCGCCAGATCGTGCCCTACTGGATCGGCTGACACGAAGTAATAATGGCAAAAAATACGAAATAAAATTCACTGTTACTTTTACATTTCAATATTCATCTTCAATCATGAATATAATGAAGCATATTGAAATATAATTCAGCTATATGTCGTGTCACTTTTAACAAAATTGTCATAGCGAAATCCCAGTTGCAGGGCGGGACTGTCACGGACAGCTCGGTGCCAGAACAGATAATCGGCACCCTTGTCGCACATGGTAA
This window encodes:
- a CDS encoding helix-turn-helix transcriptional regulator, coding for MARGNRIFAGPRLRQLRLDHRMDQATMAQALGISVSYLSQMENDDRPLTAKVKAALANAFPTDWASFDSREDEQLLGAFAFALSHPELPGPALEPERIEKLHLQFPEFAARYVDLYNAHMRANERINMIEEAIANDHEVQARLPWEAARDWFHEAGNYVHSLDCLAEEMAESFAQGQVLDEGMLVEALARRHGIETLIAETPDSALRAYRAADRQLFINAALPTESRKFMLAHQLMMLEGQAVIADVVRKAGLPVTGADRLLAIGLGNYAAGALLMPYAPFREAARTMRHDIDRLARTFGVSFEQACHRLSTLQRPGLRGIPFFFCRVDMAGNITKRHSATRLQFARFGGACPLWNVHEAVAVPDRINVQLGETPDGVRYVSMAKGLVKPSGSYKRTPRRFAVVLGCEVAHAANFVYADGLHLQEEGAATPIGITCRLCSRQSCDQRAFPPADRPIHVDPDNRQIVPYWIG